Below is a genomic region from Gemmatimonadaceae bacterium.
CTACTCGACACGGTAAGCCGCGAAGAGCTGCAGGCCGTCGTCGCGCATGAGATGGGACACGTCGTGAACTACGACGTGAGGCTCATGACGCTGCTCACCGCGCTCGTCGGAATGGTCGCGCTGGTCAAGATCGGCGGCTCGAACGTCAAGCCCACCGCCATTCCGAAGAGCTCCGCGCAGCTATGCATCGCCGACCCGTTCCATTCGGTGTGGGGTGATCGCGAAGGAAAGCTCGCCGATCTGATGGCGACGCATCCGCCGCTGCGCGAGCGGGTCGAGCGTCTTCGCCAGATGGCGTATCAGAATGCGGGTAGTTACGACCCGCCCCCGGGTACAGTGGAGAGTCGTGACATCCCCCCGCCGAATGTTTCGGTTCCGACCATCTCGTGCAGCAGCGCAAGCGCGAGTGCCAGCGCCAGGGGAGTCGCGCTATAGCTGCCCGGATGCACGCGATACGGCCGGCAGCTCCTCGAGCGGCGACGGAGTCTCGGGGGTGAAATCCTCTCCCGGGTTGATGAACCGGTCGCGCTCAATTCCATACTGCTTG
It encodes:
- a CDS encoding M48 family metalloprotease, encoding MSALSRRWTSRSARRPNDRGGQPVRPEDAHIAVTAGLLDTVSREELQAVVAHEMGHVVNYDVRLMTLLTALVGMVALVKIGGSNVKPTAIPKSSAQLCIADPFHSVWGDREGKLADLMATHPPLRERVERLRQMAYQNAGSYDPPPGTVESRDIPPPNVSVPTISCSSASASASARGVAL